Proteins encoded together in one Capricornis sumatraensis isolate serow.1 chromosome 3, serow.2, whole genome shotgun sequence window:
- the CLDN4 gene encoding claudin-4, which yields MASMGLQVMGIALAVLGWLGAILSCALPMWRVTAFIGSNIVTSQTIWEGLWMNCVVQSTGQMQCKVYDSLLALPQDLQAARALIVICIILAVFGVLLSVVGGKCTNCVDDESSKAKIMIVAGVVFLLAGLLVMVPVSWTANNVIRDFYNPLVASGQKREMGASLYVGWAAAGLLILGGTLLCFNCPPRDNKPYSAKYSAARSAPASNYV from the coding sequence ATGGCTTCCATGGGGCTGCAGGTGATGGGCATCGCGCTGGCCGTGCTGGGCTGGCTGGGCGCCATCCTGAGCTGCGCGCTGCCCATGTGGCGGGTGACGGCCTTCATCGGCAGCAACATCGTCACGTCGCAGACCATCTGGGAGGGCCTGTGGATGAACTGCGTGGTGCAGAGCACCGGCCAGATGCAGTGCAAGGTGTACGACTCGCTGCTGGCGCTGCCGCAGGACCTGCAGGCGGCCCGCGCCCTCATCGTCATCTGTATCATCCTGGCCGTGTTTGGCGTGCTGTTGTCGGTGGTGGGCGGCAAGTGCACCAACTGCGTGGATGATGAGAGCTCCAAGGCCAAGATTATGATCGTGGCCGGCGTGGTGTTCCTGCTGGCCGGCCTGCTGGTGATGGTGCCCGTGTCCTGGACGGCTAACAACGTCATCCGTGACTTCTACAACCCCCTGGTAGCCTCGGGCCAGAAGCGGGAGATGGGGGCCTCGCTCTACGTGGGCTGGGCCGCCGCTGGCTTGCTGATTCTTGGGGGGACCCTGCTCTGCTTCAACTGCCCGCCACGCGACAACAAGCCCTACTCCGCTAAGTACTCCGCCGCCCGCTCCGCCCCAGCCAGCAACTACGTCTAA
- the TMEM270 gene encoding transmembrane protein 270 → MEAVHPVRSSLSGTLLLVVKLSTLLVQNRAHLYNFLLLKIFLFNHWLLGLTQEAQGSHPPPRIAGCPVSRVLRAGLTLLEVPVCLALRVPRLVWTGLLGCARALGLAPKWLGAWEQLGLSAATWTDLFLSCLHSLMLAALLLLLLVWRLYRKAQCCSLGRLPRKALLENCVVRRSLALLKSLYWWVESTVALTSWHLAYLITWTTCLASHLLQAAFEHTAQLAQAQEAEPQKALGLSPETPPPGSPAPEARPVLPEPGE, encoded by the exons ATGGAGGCCGTCCATCCAGTCAGATCCAGCCTCTCGGGGACTCTGCTGCTGGTGGTGAAGCTGTCCACACTG CTCGTCCAGAACCGGGCCCACCTCTACAACTTCCTGCTCCTCAAGATCTTCCTCTTCAACCACTGGCTGTTGGGGCTGACCCAGGAGGCCCAGGggtcccacccaccccccaggaTCGCCGGCTGCCCCGTGAGCCGGGTTCTCCGGGCTGGGCTGACGCTGCTAGAGGTCCCTGTGTGCCTGGCCCTGCGGGTGCCCAGGCTGGTGTGGACAGGACTGCTGGGCTGTGCCCGGGCCTTAGGCCTGGCCCCGAAGTGGCTGGGGGCCTGGGAGCAGCTGGGCCTCTCTGCAGCCACCTGGACGGACCTGTTCCTGTCGTGTCTGCACAGCCTGATGCTGGCTgcgttgctgttgctgctgctggtctGGAGACTGTACCGGAAAGCCCAGTGCTGCAGCCTGGGCCGGCTGCCCAGGAAG gCTCTGCTGGAGAACTGCGTGGTGCGGAGGTCACTGGCGCTGCTGAAGAGTCTGTACTGGTGGGTGGAGAGCACAGTAGCACTCACCTCCTGGCACCTGGCCTACCTCATCACCTGGACCACCTGCCTTGCCTCCCACCTGCTGCAGGCCGCCTTTGAGCACACAGCCCAGCTGGCCCAGGCCCAAGAGGCCGAGCCTCAGAAGGCCTTGGGACTCTCGCCTGAGACCCCGCCCCCTGGGTCCCCAGCCCCCGAGGCCAGGCCAGTCCTGCCAGAGCCTGGAGAATAA
- the METTL27 gene encoding methyltransferase-like protein 27 has translation MAEGRSLPEVRALVGASHGITDLAHKLHFYDQWAPNYDQDVAALQYRAPRLAVDCLIQALPGPHHAALILDVACGTGLVAAELQAQGFRQLHGVDGSPGMLDQAQARGLYQCLSLCTLGQEPLPSAEGTFDAVLMVGALSDGQVPCSAIPELLRVTKPGGLVCLTTRTNPSNLRYKEALEATLDGLEQAGAWERLEARTVNRWELATSELEVGPGTSDSDGFISGIIYLYRKQAAAQAEGGRPGPQPPAGL, from the exons ATGGCGGAGGGCAGGAGCCTGCCTGAGGTGCGTGCGCTGGTTGGGGCTtcgcatggcatcactgacctggcCCACAAGCTTCACTTCTATGACCAATGGGCTCCGAACTATGACCAG GATGTGGCTGCCCTGCAGTACCGCGCTCCCCGCCTCGCAGTTGACTGCCTCATCCAAGCCCTTCCGGGTCCACACCACGCTGCCCTGATCCTGGATGTGGCCTGTGGTACTGGCCTTGTGGCTGCAGAG CTGCAGGCTCAGGGCTTCCGCCAGCTGCATGGGGTGGATGGAAGCCCAGGGATGTTGGATCAGGCCCAGGCCCGTGGCCTCTACCAGTGCCTCAGCCTCTGCACCCTGGGCCAGGAGCCACTACCCAGCGCTGAAG GGACCTTTGACGCGGTGCTGATGGTGGGTGCCCTCAGTGACGGCCAGGTGCCCTGCAGCGCAATACCTGAGCTCCTGCGAGTTACCAAGCCAG gtgGGCTGGTGTGTCTGACCACCAGGACCAACCCATCCAACCTGCGATACAAAGAGGCGCTGGAGGCCACCCTGGATGGGCTGGAGCAGGCTGGGGCATGGGAACGGCTGGAGGCCCGGACTGTAAACCGGTGGGAACTGGCCACCTCCGAGCTAGAGGTGGGGCCTGGCACCTCCGACAGCGACGGCTTCATCTCCGGCATCATCTACCTGTACCGGAAGCAGGCGGCAGCCCAGGCTGAGGGAGGGAGGcccggcccccagcccccagctggcCTCTGA